From the Plectropomus leopardus isolate mb chromosome 18, YSFRI_Pleo_2.0, whole genome shotgun sequence genome, one window contains:
- the LOC121957911 gene encoding adhesion G protein-coupled receptor B1-like isoform X5, giving the protein MAWSALTGPCVALVLLFFGLTSCTPSGPASPTCATLEQSRFFGVFSSTTTLPSTPCSWTLQNPDPRRYTVYMKITKPTDTCVPRQIRTFQFDSFIETSRTYLGMESFDEVVRLCDASTTVTYLESSKQFLQIRKVAARNGVEMLEGQNEVSEFKAEFLVVGKRNPSMPACQMLCQWLEKCLSSSTHDYPCGIMNTPCQCWEAPKRKPGSCYRGGVYVEKCLPVPKDNGRDAEIIKGWAGWGRWSVCSQECGGGVQVRSRACQPEDVVCEGTVEEGRACNPQPCIGKERNRSQGLRAIVGLKRDNADDANHGIVATQTVDAKTDEWSTWSACSVTCGEGGQSRTRVCATSSFTTQCTGPLRENRPCNNTAVCPVDGAWDEWTPWSLCSSTCGRGYRDRTRTCKAPQNGGEPCRGPSRQTKFCNIAVCPVDGTWNEWSTWSPCTATCSNGTMQRVRECNGPSYGGSECHGSWKETINCFLKECPVDGRWHAWSSWGSCSKTCGGGIQQRQRVCEGPFFGGEPCPGEKGEQKRCNEKRCPEPHEICPEESTGDVVWKKTPAGDMAAIACPADAAGLILRRCTLDAVGLASWENPTHIKCVSKNYENIQMLSRDYNSKAQMGQSVDGVAEVISRLRFSSDEGAKYSGDLVAIMEILKNTTELYKGTRLRLSNADVENYVQTISNLLKEEHREKWEEAQLMGPNIKEFLRLVEDFVNMIGMQMSGFQDIYEVTENLVLSIHKRPTTTSSNFTFPVKGWRGMLDWVRTSEEKISVSRDALSIEQTDGNDAFVTGIVLYRNLASLLSFQSNTSLLNSKVVTVIVKPTPALLSSPVEIEFPHLQNGTMNETCLSWDESDASSLLGSWSARSCRAVPVHSFRTKCVCDSLSTFAILARVNFDTMMDKALLPSVTLIVGCGVSSLTLLLLIIIYVSVWKYIRSERSVILINFCLSIICSNALILVGQTQARNKVVCTLVAALLHFFFLSSFCWVLTEAWQSYMAVTGRLRNRIIRKRFLCLGWGLPALVVAVSVGFTKAKGYGTVNYCWLSLEGGLLYSFVGPAAAVVLVNMVIGILVFNKLVSKDGITDVKLKERAGASLWSSCVVLPLLALTWMSAVLAITDRRSALFQILFAVFDSLEGFIIVMVHCILRREVQEAVKCRVVDRKDDGNGDSGSSLHNGHTQHMSDNEKDGDSSRQGMKSSSEEKMPPPQLPLPMGSNFHTLPSNPNKSHMQAVPEYSSHTLTLKREKSRLAGGVDPSCGKPVYVCEGELFKQLDADLARAQAEGTLSDGSSYVLMPNTTSTLRSKPKDDPTKYNISVEQLPQARLMHLSGPFAEPQAAFGMKSIPLDQVSVSYSERDSPIQNIHNMSSESHITHSSLENTFESMNSMMSKSETISTLSMSSLERQKSRYAELDFEKIMHTKKRHQNMFQDLNRKLHHAEKDRESPASDSKDKQQGTMERPWEGVRGIQQSPPAWVRKDLEPLAASPLELHSVEWEKAGTTIPLVGQDIIDLQTEV; this is encoded by the exons ATGGCGTGGTCAGCTCTTACCGGCCCTTGTGTGGCCCTCGTGCTACTCTTCTTCGGTTTGACCTCCTGCACTCCCTCCGGACCGGCCTCCCCTACTTGCGCTACCCTGGAACAAAGTCGCTTCTTCGGTGTTTTCTCCTCTACGACCACCCTGCCCTCCACACCCTGTTCCTGGACCCTGCAGAACCCTGACCCTCGCCGCTACACCGTCTACATGAAAATCACCAAGCCGACCGACACCTGCGTACCCCGCCAGATCAGAACCTTCCAGTTCGACTCCTTCATCGAGACCTCCCGTACCTACCTGGGCATGGAGAGCTTCGACGAGGTCGTCAGGCTGTGTGACGCATCCACCACTGTCACCTACCTTGAGTCCAGCAAGCAGTTCCTGCAGATCCGCAAGGTGGCAGCGAGGAATGGCGTGGAGATGTTGGAGGGGCAGAATGAAGTCAGTGAGTTCAAGGCTGAGTTTCTAGTCGTGGGGAAAAGGAACCCGAGCATGCCCGCCTGCCAGATGTTGTGCCAGTGGCTGGAGAAGTGTCTGTCCAGTAGCACCCATGATTATCCCTGCGGCATCATGAACACACCCTGCCAGTGCTGGGAGGCCCCTAAGAGGAAGCCAGGAAGCTGCTACAGGGGCGGAGTCTACGTTGAGAAATGCCTTCCTGTTCCCAAAGACAACGGACGCGATGCTGAGATTATCA agggCTGGGCTGGCTGGGGCCGCTGGTCTGTGTGCAGCCAGGAGTGTGGCGGTGGAGTCCAGGTGCGCAGCCGAGCCTGCCAGCCCGAGGATGTTGTGTGCGAGGGAACAGTTGAAGAAGGACGGGCCTGCAACCCTCAGCCCTGCATTG GCAAAGAGCGCAACAGGAGCCAGGGTCTGAGAGCCATCGTTGGTTTGAAGAGAGACAATGCTGATGATGCTAACCATGGAATTGTTGCAACCCAAACAG tagaTGCTAAGACAGATGAGTGGTCCACCTGGAGCGCATGCTCAGTCACCTGTGGAGAGGGCGGGCAGAGCCGCACCCGCGTCTGCGCCACTTCCTCCTTCACAACCCAGTGCACCGGCCCCTTGCGTGAGAACCGGCCCTGCAACAACACCGCCGTCTGCCCTG TGGATGGTGCTTGGGATGAGTGGACCCCCTGGAGCCTGTGCTCCTCCACATGTGGCCGTGGTTATCGTGACCGTACCCGTACATGCAAGGCACCCCAGAATGGAGGAGAGCCTTGCCGCGGCCCCTCAAGACAAACCAAGTTCTGCAACATCGCTGTCTGTCCAG TGGACGGTACCTGGAATGAGTGGTCTACCTGGAGCCCATGCACTGCTACCTGCTCTAATGGCACCATGCAGAGAGTCCGGGAGTGCAACGGGCCATCATATGGGGGTTCTGAGTGCCATGGTAGCTGGAAAGAGACGATCAACTGCTTCCTGAAAGAATGCCCCG TTGATGGTCGCTGGCATGCGTGGAGCTCTTGGGGAAGTTGCAGCAAGACCTGTGGTGGAGGCatccagcagagacagagagtgtgtgAAGGGCCTTTCTTTGGTGGAGAGCCTTGCCCCGGTGAAAAAGGAGAGCAGAAGCGTTGCAATGAGAAGAGATGCCCTG AGCCCCATGAGATCTGCCCTGAGGAGAGCACTGGAGATGTTGTGTGGAAGAAAACCCCCGCTGGAGACATGGCTGCCATCGCCTGCCCTGCTGATGCTGCCG GTCTGATTCTGCGCCGCTGCACTCTGGACGCTGTAGGTCTTGCCTCCTGGGAAAACCCGACTCACATCAAATGTGTTTCCAAGAACTATGAGAACATTCAGATGCTG TCAAGGGACTACAACTCTAAGGCGCAGATGGGGCAGAGCGTGGATGGGGTCGCTGAGGTGATTTCCCGCCTCAGATTCTCCTCCGATGAAGGGGCCAAGTATAGCGGCGACCTCGTGGCCATCATGGAaattctgaaaaacacaactgaGCTGTACAAGGGAACCCGGCTGAGATTGAGCAACGCTGACGTTGAG AACTACGTCCAGACAATCAGCAACTTACTGAAGGAGGAACATCGTGAAAAATGGGAAGAGGCCCAGCTG ATGGGTCCAAACATCAAGGAGTTCCTCCGACTTGTCGAGGACTTTGTGAACATGATCGGCATGCAGATGAGCggctttcaggacatttatgaAGTCACTGAGAATTTAG TGTTGAGCATCCACAAGCGCCCAACAACCACAAGCTCCAACTTCACCTTCCCTGTTAAAGGCTGGAGGGGCATGCTGGACTGGGTCAGGACGTCAGAGGAGAAGATCTCTGTGTCCCGTGATGCTCTCTCCATCGAACAAACTG ACGGCAACGATGCTTTTGTGACTGGCATCGTCCTCTACAGAAACCTCGCCTCTTTGCTGTCCTTCCAGAG TAACACCTCCCTCCTGAACTCCAAAGTGGTGACAGTGATCGTCAAGCCCACCCCTGCTCTCCTGTCCTCCCCCGTTGAGATCGAGTTCCCCCACCTCCAAAAT ggcaCCATGAATGAGACATGCCTCTCATGGGACGAGAGCGATGC TTCCTCTCTGCTCGGGTCTTGGTCTGCTCGGAGCTGCAGAGCGGTCCCCGTTCATTCATTCAGAACCAAATGCGTGTGTGACAGCCTCTCCACCTTCGCCATTTTAGCGCGCGTCAACTTCGACACG ATGATGGACAAGGCACTGCTCCCGTCCGTGACTCTCATCGTTGGCTGTGGGGTCTCCTCTCTCACCCTGCtgctcctcatcatcatctacGTCTCCGTGTGGAA GTACATCCGCTCCGAGCGCTCCGTTATCCTCATCAACTTCTGCCTCTCCATCATATGCTCCAATGCCCTCATTCTCGTCGGACAAACTCAGGCTCGCAACAAG GTGGTGTGCACTCTCGTTGCTGCTCTCCTGcacttctttttcctctcctctttctgctgGGTGCTGACAGAAGCTTGGCAGTCCTACATGGCTGTCACTGGTCGTCTGCGCAACCGCATCATCCGCAAGCGCTTCTTGTGTTTGGGCTGGG GCCTTCCTGCGCTGGTGGTGGCTGTGTCTGTGGGTTTCACAAAGGCTAAAGGATATGGCACTGTCAACTA CTGCTGGCTGTCTCTTGAGGGCGGACTCCTCTACTCCTTTGTTGGccctgctgcagctgttgtttTG GTGAATATGGTCATTGGTATTCTGGTCTTCAACAAGCTGGTATCCAAGGACGGCATCACCGACGTGAAGCTGAAGGAGAGAGCCGG AGCATCACTCTGGAGCTCCTGTGTGGTTCTGCCCCTCTTGGCGCTCACATGGATGTCTGCCGTGCTGGCCATCACCGACCGCCGCTCTGCCCTCTTCCAGATCCTGTTCGCCGTCTTTGACTCTCTGGAGGGTTTCATCATTGTCATGGTTCACTGCATTCTGCGTAGAGAG GTTCAAGAAGCTGTAAAGTGCAGAGTGGTCGACCGCAAGGACGACGGCAATGGAGACTCTGGCAGTTCCCTCCACAATGGCCACACCCAGCATATG TCTGATAACGAAAAGGACGGAGATTCAAGCCGACAAG GAATGAAGAGCTCCTCTGAGGAGAAGATGCCTCCTCCTCAGCTGCCTCTCCCCATGGGCTCCAACTTCCACACCCTGCCATCCAACCCCAACAAGAGCCACATGCAGGCCGTCCCCGAATACTCCAGCCACACCCTCACcctgaagagagagaagagccGCCTGGCCGGAGGAGTCGACCCATCCTGCGGGAAACCCGTGTATGTCTGTGAGGGGGAACTCTTCAAGCAGCTAGATGCCGATCTCGCTCGCGCTCAGGCAGAAGGAACCTTGTCCGATGGCAGCAGCTACGTCCTCATGCCCAACACCACCTCAACCCTGAGGTCCAAACCCAAGGACGACCCAACGAAGTATAACATCAGCGTGGAGCAGCTACCACAGGCCAGACTCATGCACCTCAGCGGGCCCTTCGCCGAGCCGCAGGCCGCCTTCGGGATGAAGTCGATCCCTCTGGACCAGGTCAGCGTGTCGTACTCCGAGAGGGACTCACCAATTCAGAACATCCACAACATGTCCAGCGAGTCTCACATCACCCACAGCAGCCTGGAGAACACCTTTGAGTCCATGAACTCAATGATGTCCAAGAGTGAGACCATCTCTACACTGTCCATGAGCTCCTTGGAG agGCAGAAATCTCGTTACGCTGAGTTGGACTTTGag aAAATAATGCACACAAAGAAACGCCACCAGAACATGTTCCAGGACCTGAACAGGAAGCTACATCACGCTGAGAAAGACAGGGAGTCGCCTGcttctgacagcaag GACAAACAGCAGGGCACGATGGAGAGGCCGTGGGAGGGAGTCCGCGGAATACAGCAGTCGCCCCCCGCGTGGGTGCGCAAAGACCTGGAGCCCCTCGCTGCCTCGCCTCTGGAGCTGCACTCTGTGGAGTGGGAAAAGGCCGGCACCACCATCCCTCTGGTGGGGCAGGACATCATCGACCTGCAGACGGAGGtctga